In Arsenicicoccus dermatophilus, a genomic segment contains:
- a CDS encoding ABC transporter ATP-binding protein: protein MSPSTSANALAHETKPVLSVRDLHVRFPSEAGSVHAVRGVSFDLHPGRVLAIVGESGSGKSVTSLAVMGLLPEYAKIDGSITYNGAELLGLSDTQMTKHRGSDIAMIFQDPLSSLTPVFTVGNQIIEALQAHSDISDKAARERAIELLDLVGIPSPTTRVDSYPHEFSGGMRQRVVIAIAIANNPRVIIADEPTTALDVTIQAQILDVLKVAQQETGAAVIMITHDLGVVAGIADEVMVMYAGRPVEKGPVDEVYFRSRMPYTIGLLGSIPRVNRRVKTALVPIEGNPPNLLHEPTGCAFAPRCPLASQECLDGEPALEMVGPAHEAACLKKHRFGDDVSVTDIYPVPELPVSPFDAVPREERQTVLQVADLKKHFPLMKGALMKRRVGTVKAVDGLSFDVREGECLAIVGESGCGKTTTLLEIMEMNPKADGRVEIFGRSPKDGGSKADVKTLRRDIQLVFQDPMGALDPRFTVYEVIAEPLLTHGMKEEDAKARVRELMRTVGLMPDHINRFPGQFSGGQRQRIGIARALALNPKVLILDEPVSALDVSIQAGVINLLDKLKADLGISYLFVAHDLSVVRHISDRVAVMYLGKIVEIGHVDQVFDHPTHPYTRALLSAIPIPDPDVERSRERILLKGDLPSPLDRPQGCDFQTRCPVFALLGEDKRQRCRTEEPPLTLVGAADHHQACFFPDEELATTHASATSQEPSVDADRL from the coding sequence ATGAGCCCGTCAACCAGCGCCAACGCCCTGGCGCACGAGACCAAGCCCGTCCTGTCGGTGCGCGACCTCCACGTGCGCTTCCCCTCCGAGGCGGGGTCGGTGCACGCCGTACGCGGGGTGAGCTTCGACCTGCATCCCGGCCGCGTCCTGGCCATCGTGGGTGAGTCCGGGTCCGGCAAGTCCGTGACCTCGCTCGCCGTGATGGGACTGCTCCCGGAGTACGCCAAGATCGACGGCTCCATCACGTACAACGGGGCCGAGCTGCTCGGCCTGTCGGACACGCAGATGACCAAGCACCGCGGCTCGGACATCGCGATGATCTTCCAGGACCCGCTGTCCTCGCTGACCCCGGTGTTCACGGTCGGCAACCAGATCATCGAGGCGCTCCAGGCGCACAGCGACATCAGCGACAAGGCCGCCCGCGAGCGGGCCATCGAGCTGCTGGACCTGGTCGGCATCCCCAGCCCCACGACGCGGGTGGACTCCTACCCGCACGAGTTCTCGGGAGGCATGCGCCAGCGCGTGGTGATCGCGATCGCGATCGCCAACAACCCGCGCGTGATCATCGCCGACGAGCCGACCACGGCGCTCGACGTGACCATCCAGGCGCAGATCCTGGACGTGCTCAAGGTCGCCCAGCAGGAGACGGGTGCCGCGGTCATCATGATCACGCACGACCTGGGCGTCGTCGCCGGCATCGCCGACGAGGTCATGGTGATGTATGCCGGGCGCCCGGTGGAGAAGGGCCCCGTCGACGAGGTCTACTTCCGCAGCCGGATGCCCTACACCATCGGCCTGCTCGGCTCGATCCCGCGGGTCAACCGCCGGGTCAAGACCGCTCTGGTGCCGATCGAGGGCAACCCGCCCAACCTGCTGCACGAGCCCACCGGGTGCGCCTTCGCCCCCCGGTGCCCGCTGGCGAGCCAGGAGTGCCTGGACGGGGAGCCGGCCCTGGAGATGGTGGGCCCGGCCCACGAGGCCGCCTGCCTCAAGAAGCACCGCTTCGGCGACGACGTGAGCGTCACCGACATCTACCCGGTGCCCGAGCTGCCGGTGTCGCCCTTCGACGCGGTGCCCCGCGAGGAGCGGCAGACGGTCCTGCAGGTGGCCGATCTCAAGAAGCACTTCCCGCTGATGAAGGGCGCGCTGATGAAGCGGCGCGTCGGCACCGTCAAGGCCGTCGACGGCCTGTCCTTCGACGTCCGTGAGGGCGAGTGCCTGGCCATCGTGGGCGAGTCGGGCTGTGGCAAGACGACCACCCTCCTCGAGATCATGGAGATGAATCCCAAGGCCGACGGCCGGGTCGAGATCTTCGGCCGGTCGCCCAAGGACGGGGGCTCCAAGGCCGACGTCAAGACGCTGCGGCGGGACATCCAGCTGGTCTTCCAGGACCCCATGGGTGCCCTGGACCCGCGGTTCACGGTCTACGAGGTCATCGCCGAGCCCCTGCTCACCCACGGGATGAAGGAGGAGGACGCCAAGGCGCGGGTGCGCGAGCTGATGCGGACCGTCGGGCTCATGCCCGACCACATCAACCGTTTCCCCGGGCAGTTCTCCGGCGGCCAGCGGCAGCGCATCGGCATCGCCCGGGCGCTCGCCCTCAACCCCAAGGTGCTCATCCTCGACGAGCCGGTCTCGGCCCTGGACGTGTCCATCCAGGCCGGCGTCATCAACCTGCTCGACAAGCTCAAGGCCGACCTGGGGATCTCCTATCTCTTCGTCGCCCACGACCTGTCCGTCGTCCGTCACATCAGCGACCGCGTCGCGGTGATGTACCTCGGGAAGATCGTCGAGATCGGGCACGTGGACCAGGTCTTCGACCACCCCACCCACCCCTACACGCGCGCGTTGCTGTCCGCGATCCCCATCCCGGACCCCGACGTGGAGCGCTCCCGCGAGCGGATCCTGCTCAAGGGAGACCTTCCCAGCCCGCTCGACCGACCGCAGGGGTGCGACTTCCAGACCCGCTGCCCGGTCTTCGCGCTGCTGGGTGAGGACAAGCGGCAGCGCTGCCGCACCGAGGAGCCGCCGCTCACCCTGGTGGGCGCGGCCGATCACCACCAGGCGTGCTTCTTCCCCGACGAGGAGCTCGCCACCACGCACGCCAGTGCGACCTCTCAGGAGCCGAGCGTCGACGCCGACCGGCTCTGA